The Halobellus ruber nucleotide sequence CGCCGACTTGTCGACGACCTTCGAGGCCGACGTGTGGCTGCCGCTCTTGTAATCGACCAACTGCGATGGAGAGTGGATGAGGTCGACTTTTCCTTCCCCGCCGAGGGCAGGGTTCTCGAACCATCGCTCCGTGATGGGCGAATTGATCGGCTGGCCGAAGTGATCGGCAAAGAAATTCGAGTCTTCGCGATGCCCGTATTCCTCGTATTCACGTTTCGTCGGAGGTTCCTCGGTCAGGAATCGCTGGATGAGATCGATACCGATCTCGAACTCCGTACGTAGCACCTCCAAGTCGACGTCGTCGACGTAGGGGCGCATCCCGGCCAGCATACGGTCGACCAGCTCGTCTCCGGCGGTCGTGTGGATTATGTCGGGATGGTTGACGTAGAACTCGGCAAAGTCGTGAAAGAGATTGCCCTTCTGGAAGTGATCGCGGTCGGGGCTGGTCACGACGCGGTCAAAGAAATAATCGCGCGGACAGTTGGCGAAGGTGCTCAGACTCGACGGGCTGAGCGTCTCGATGGTCGTCGGCTCAGCGTCGACCGGCTCCTTCTCGAATCCGTCCCCATCACGACCGGTGAACCGAGTGTGGGACGTGCTCGGAAGGTCTCCGAAGGTGTCGAACTCCGCATCGAGCAAGTCATGGAAGTAGAGACACGGTGTTACTGGCTCGCCGGCACTCGTCTCCTGCACGAGGAAGTACTGCTCGTTGCCGTTCTGCAGGAGCAACTGGAATTGCCGGAGGTACTGGCGATCCTTGGCATCGGCGTCGATCCACGGTCGATCGAGAATGCGGTGAGTCCAGTCGGCGTCCATCCCAAGGTGGAACACGACCGGTCGATCCACGTAGGCGGCCGCGGTCGCGTCCGCAAGCAGAACGCCCGCGTCGTCCCGATCGATTGGGACGTCGAACGACTGGAGGTAGAACTCGATACCGTCAAGCGTGTCTTCCCCGACAGTAGCGTGCCGCACGCCGAGCCGATCCAACTCCTCGCGGAAGGCGTCTAACGACCGATCGCACCACGTCTCGAACGTGGAGAGTGCCTCGTCGATTGATTGCTCGTGAATGGTTTCACAGAACTGCTGGAGCGGTTCGATCTCCGGATGATCGAGTTCGTGCAGGCGTTTGTTATCGTCCTCGACTGACGGCCGGATACCGAGATGGTGAAGGATCGGTCGAACGTCGCCCAGCCGCGCGTGTCTATCGGCGTGGGCCGTCCGCAACAAGCGGATGAATGTCCGCAAGCTCTCGTCGTCGGCGAAGCCGGGGCCGCCATAGAACGGGATGTCGTTCGCCTCGAGTGCGGACTCGACAAGCGCGGGGTACTCACTGCCCCGATCCATGATGATGGCCACGTCTTCAGCGTTCTCGGGCGTCACGTTGCTAACGACGGTGTCGACGATGTCGGTCGTGGACTCGTAGAGATGGAACTCCGGCAACTCGAAGTCGTCGCCACCGAATGGGTCAACTGTCTCGTACTCGTCGGGAAGAACAGATCGGTCAAGTGCCGTGAATTGCTCTTCGCCGATGACGGCGACAGACCGCTCCTCTGGGATCGTGTACTCGGTGAGGTCGTTGTGGGCACTATCGGCAGTATCGATCACGTCGATGGCTCGGCGCGTGGCGCGGGTGTCGAACTGGTCGTATTCAAGGATGGCACGGAGGTCTCCGGTCTCCTCCCAGCAGCCGAGGATGCTCTCGAGGAGGTACG carries:
- a CDS encoding PD-(D/E)XK nuclease family protein, producing MSIRRARTIDDLYDEVDDYDLVLTTDAPLSQALNRRIDRPRLGTFAATPRMLASGEFRPRDDRQLFLELIDATDLNWKHAAYLLESILGCWEETGDLRAILEYDQFDTRATRRAIDVIDTADSAHNDLTEYTIPEERSVAVIGEEQFTALDRSVLPDEYETVDPFGGDDFELPEFHLYESTTDIVDTVVSNVTPENAEDVAIIMDRGSEYPALVESALEANDIPFYGGPGFADDESLRTFIRLLRTAHADRHARLGDVRPILHHLGIRPSVEDDNKRLHELDHPEIEPLQQFCETIHEQSIDEALSTFETWCDRSLDAFREELDRLGVRHATVGEDTLDGIEFYLQSFDVPIDRDDAGVLLADATAAAYVDRPVVFHLGMDADWTHRILDRPWIDADAKDRQYLRQFQLLLQNGNEQYFLVQETSAGEPVTPCLYFHDLLDAEFDTFGDLPSTSHTRFTGRDGDGFEKEPVDAEPTTIETLSPSSLSTFANCPRDYFFDRVVTSPDRDHFQKGNLFHDFAEFYVNHPDIIHTTAGDELVDRMLAGMRPYVDDVDLEVLRTEFEIGIDLIQRFLTEEPPTKREYEEYGHREDSNFFADHFGQPINSPITERWFENPALGGEGKVDLIHSPSQLVDYKSGSHTSASKVVDKSAIDEISDEPDFQALLYLAHHRRVHPDERIRFVFFHFLELVDEEVVGEAALEDALARVTYHPEPFHEFAKRRAAFDTLREGVAESNDRRKTLERMGYDVYETFFDRHDFPDVEDTDALLETDFAAEFTERAKTEVGDYVYVDDGTDSALKELHRLRGRNYFEDEVDAFERFLQEQVERINEYRRSRFPVGDPNVDRVDHRDLIQTDD